The proteins below are encoded in one region of Phalacrocorax aristotelis chromosome 13, bGulAri2.1, whole genome shotgun sequence:
- the SAMHD1 gene encoding deoxynucleoside triphosphate triphosphohydrolase SAMHD1 has protein sequence MGSPVEGWGASAAKRVRRDGSPETPCGPTAERDCCDPRMWDTERLCQYLSLCGVDEPSLLHRFRENRVTGSMLMDLPACAFEVAGVCRPAERLKALACLQKLPRRGADAMKVFNDPIHGHIEIHPLLVRIIDTPQFQRLRYIKQLGGTYLVFPGASHNRFEHSIGVGYLAGCLVRALKERQPELDITQRDILCVEIAGLCHDLGHGPFSHMFDGRFVPLTRPGLKWKHETASVEMFEHLIISNKLEVIMKSYGLVLEEDMTFIKEQIGGPVDENTCEKTWPYRGRPKEKSFLYEIVANKKNGIDVDKWDYFARDCHHLGIQNNFDYKRLLKFTRVCEVKNQKHICTRDKEAGNLYDMFHTRNCLHRRAYQHKIGNIIEIMITEAFQKADKFFKIEGSGGKLYQISTAMEDMEAYTKLTDNIYLEILHSSCPELKEAREILRKIERRELYKFLGETKPGTLREIVQNNSLAESIADAKPEKDPPDVELKAEDFIVDVINMDYGMKEQNPIDNVLFYCKADPSKAVRISKEQVSKLLPMTFAEQIIRVYCRSQDPETVSAAKQYFIQWCIEKDFTKPEDSDVVAPHLTPVKWNKMEDDEHRTASEPSCKHRLPFDK, from the exons ATGGGGAGCCCGGTGGAGGGCTGGGGGGCGTCTGCCGCTAAGCGGGTGCGGCGCGATGGGTCCCCCGAGACACCCTGCGGCCCCACGGCGGAGAGGGACTGCTGTGACCCGCGGATGTGGGACACGGAGCGGCTCTGCCAGTACCTCTCTCTCTGCGGCGTGGACGAGCCCAGCCTGCTGCACCGCTTCCGAG AGAACAGAGTCACCGGGAGCATGCTGATGGACCTGCCGGCCTGCGCCTTCGAGGTCGCCGGTGTCTG CCGCCCAGCCGAGCGACTGAAAGCGCTGGCCTGCCTGCAGAAGCTGCCACGGCGGGGCGCGGACGCCATGAAG GTTTTTAATGATCCAATTCATGGACACATTGAAATACATCCCCTTCTTGTTCGCATCATCGACACACCTCAGTTTCAGCGCCTTCGATACATTAAGCAGCTGGGTGGCACTTACTTAGTTTTTCCAGGAGCCTCTCACAACCGCTTTGAACACTCTATAGG ggtgGGCTACCTAGCAGGATGTCTGGTTCGTGCACTGAAGGAGAGACAACCAGAACTGGATATAACCCAGCGAGATATCCTCTGTGTAGAAATAGCTGGGCTTTGTCATGATTTGG gtcatgGGCCATTTTCACACATGTTCGATGGAAGATTTGTTCCACTCACTCGTCCAGGTTTGAAGTGGAAG catgAAACTGCTTCTGTTGAAATGTTTGAGCACCTGATCATTTCCAATAAACTAGAAGTCATCATGAAGTCATATGGTCTTGTTCTGGAAGAAGATATGACCTTCATCAAGGAACAAATAGGAGGGCCTGTAGATGAAAACACTTGTGAGAAAACG TGGCCCTACCGTGGTCGACCAAAGGAGAAAAGTTTCCTATATGAGATAGtagctaacaaaaaaaatggcATTGACGTTGACAAGTGGGATTATTTTGCAAG GGACTGCCATCACCTAGGAATCCAGAATAATTTTGATTATAAGCGATTACTTAAATTCACTCGGGTCTGTGAAGTAAAAAACCAGAAGCATATTTGTACCCGTGACAAG GAAGCTGGAAATTTGTATGATATGTTCCACACACGAAATTGCCTGCACCGCCGAGCATACCAGCATAAGATTGGCAACATCATTGAAATAAT GATTACGGAAGCCTTTCAAAAAGCagacaaattttttaaaatagaaggcTCTGGAGGAAAACTGTACCAGATTTCTACAGCAATGGAGGACATGGAAGCCTACACTAAACTAACTG ATAATATCTACCTGGAAATTCTGCACTCAAGTTGTCCAGAACTGAAGGAGGCACGAGAAATTTTGCGTAAAATAGAACGACGTGAATTATACAAGTTTTTAGGAGAGACTAAACCTGGAACACTGAGGGAAATTGTACAG AATAATAGCCTGGCAGAAAGCATTGCTGATGCCAAGCCAGAAAAGGATCCTCCAGATGTGGAATTGAAGGCTGAAGACTTCATAGTCGAT GTTATCAATATGGATTATGGAATGAAAGAACAGAATCCCATCGATAATGTTCTCTTCTATTGCAAGGCTGATCCTTCTAAGGCGGTCAGGATCAGTAAAGAACAG GTTTCAAAGTTGTTACCCATGACATTTGCAGAGCAGATTATCCGGGTTTATTGCAGAAGTCAGGATCCAGAGACTGTTTCAGctgcaaaacagtattttatccAGTGGTGTATAGAGAAGGATTTCACCAAACCAGAG GATAGCGATGTGGTTGCCCCTCATCTAACTCCAGTGAAGTGGAATAAAATGGAAGATGACGAACACAGGACCGCTTCAGAACCCAGTTGCAAACATAGGCTTCCTTTTGATAAGTAA
- the TLDC2 gene encoding TLD domain-containing protein 2 isoform X2 — MPMMRGLRARYHLLLGSHLPPRLMQQPWHLLYCTGRDGFSLRTLYRCGDQPGCPALLLIRDTEAQAFGAFSATPIRCSNGFYGTGETFLFSFSPELKVFRWTGRNNFFLKGDVDLLMVGGGSGRFGLWLDGDLHHGGSHPCETFGNETLSHREEFCIQDLELWGLA, encoded by the exons ctgggcTCCCACCTGCCCCCCCGACTGatgcagcagccctggcacctGCTCTACTGCACTGGCCGGGATGGCTTCAGCTTGCGGACCCTGTACCGGTGTGGGGACCAGCCAGGttgccctgccctgctgctcatCAGGGACACGGAGGCACAG GCCTTCGGTGCCTTCTCTGCCACCCCCATTCGCTGCAGCAATGGCTTCTACGGAACAGGGGAgactttcctcttctccttctcccccgAGCTGAAG GTGTTCAGGTGGACAGGCAGGAACAACTTCTTCCTGAAAGGGGATGTGGACCTGCTGATGGTCGGTGGGGGCAG tggcagatttggGCTGTGGCTGGATGGAGACCTACACCATGGGGGCAGCCACCCCTGTGAGACCTTCGGCAACGAGACCCTCTCACACCGGGAAGAGTTCTGCATCCAGGACCTGGAACTGTGGGGCCTGGCCTGA